In one Streptomyces venezuelae genomic region, the following are encoded:
- the whiG gene encoding RNA polymerase sigma factor WhiG, with product MPQHTSGSDRAAVPPAARSGEQERPPAPSSLDELWRSYKETGDGRLREQLILHYSPLVKYVAGRVSVGLPPNVEQADFVSSGVFGLIDAIEKFDIERSIKFETYAITRIRGAMIDELRALDWIPRSVRQKARNVERAYATLEAQLRRTPSEGEVAAEMGIALEELHAVFSQLSLANVVALEELLHAGSEGGDRLSLMDTLEDHAADNPVEVAEDRELRRLLARAINTLPEREKTVVTLYYYEGLTLAEIGNVLGVTESRVSQIHTKSVLQLRAKLASFGR from the coding sequence ATGCCCCAGCACACCTCAGGGTCCGATCGGGCAGCGGTTCCCCCCGCCGCCCGTAGCGGCGAGCAGGAGCGGCCCCCCGCGCCCTCGTCGCTGGACGAGTTGTGGCGTTCGTACAAGGAGACGGGGGACGGCCGCCTGCGGGAGCAGCTGATCCTGCACTACTCGCCGCTGGTGAAGTACGTCGCGGGCCGGGTCAGCGTGGGGCTGCCGCCCAATGTCGAGCAGGCCGACTTCGTGTCGTCCGGCGTGTTCGGGCTCATCGACGCGATCGAGAAGTTCGACATCGAGCGGTCCATCAAGTTCGAGACCTACGCGATCACCCGCATCCGCGGGGCGATGATCGACGAGCTGCGGGCGCTCGACTGGATCCCGCGTTCGGTGCGGCAGAAGGCACGCAACGTCGAGCGGGCCTACGCCACACTCGAGGCGCAGTTGAGGCGCACCCCGTCGGAGGGCGAGGTCGCGGCCGAGATGGGGATCGCGCTGGAGGAACTGCATGCGGTTTTCAGCCAGTTGTCGCTGGCGAACGTCGTGGCCCTCGAAGAGCTGCTGCACGCGGGCAGCGAGGGCGGCGACCGGCTCAGCCTCATGGACACGCTCGAGGACCACGCGGCCGACAACCCCGTGGAGGTCGCCGAGGACCGTGAGCTGCGCAGACTGCTGGCGCGGGCCATCAACACGCTGCCGGAGCGTGAGAAGACCGTCGTCACGCTCTACTACTACGAAGGGCTCACGCTCGCCGAGATCGGCAACGTCCTCGGTGTGACCGAGAGCCGAGTGAGTCAGATCCACACCAAATCCGTGCTGCAGCTGCGCGCGAAGCTGGCGAGTTTTGGGCGCTGA
- the tsf gene encoding translation elongation factor Ts, translating into MANYTAADVKKLRELTGAGMMDCKKALDEAEGNVDKAVEALRIKGQKGVAKREGRSAENGAVVSLIADDNTSGVIVELKCETDFVAKGEKFQAVANNLAAHIAKTSPADLDALLASEIEAGKTVQAYVDEANANLGEKIVLDRFAQFSGAYVSAYMHRTMPDLPPQIGVLVELDKADADVAKGIAQHIAAFAPKYLSREDVPADVVESERRVAEETTRAEGKPEAALPKIVEGRVNGFFKEATLLGQPYALDNKKSVEKVLAEAGVTLKRFSRIKVGI; encoded by the coding sequence ATGGCGAACTACACCGCCGCTGACGTCAAGAAGCTCCGTGAGCTCACGGGCGCCGGCATGATGGACTGCAAGAAGGCGCTCGACGAGGCCGAGGGCAACGTCGACAAGGCCGTCGAGGCGCTCCGCATCAAGGGCCAGAAGGGCGTCGCCAAGCGCGAGGGCCGTTCCGCCGAGAACGGTGCCGTGGTCTCCCTCATCGCCGACGACAACACCTCCGGTGTCATCGTCGAGCTGAAGTGCGAGACGGACTTCGTCGCCAAGGGCGAGAAGTTCCAGGCCGTCGCGAACAACCTCGCCGCCCACATCGCCAAGACGTCCCCGGCCGACCTCGACGCGCTGCTCGCGTCCGAGATCGAGGCCGGCAAGACCGTCCAGGCGTACGTCGACGAGGCCAACGCCAACCTCGGCGAGAAGATCGTCCTGGACCGCTTCGCGCAGTTCTCGGGCGCCTACGTCTCCGCGTACATGCACCGCACGATGCCCGACCTGCCCCCGCAGATCGGTGTCCTCGTCGAGCTGGACAAGGCCGACGCCGACGTCGCCAAGGGCATCGCCCAGCACATCGCCGCCTTCGCGCCGAAGTACCTCTCCCGTGAGGACGTCCCCGCGGACGTCGTCGAGTCGGAGCGTCGCGTCGCCGAGGAGACCACCCGCGCCGAGGGCAAGCCCGAGGCCGCCCTCCCGAAGATCGTCGAGGGTCGCGTCAACGGCTTCTTCAAGGAGGCCACCCTCCTCGGCCAGCCCTACGCGCTGGACAACAAGAAGTCGGTCGAGAAGGTTCTCGCCGAGGCCGGTGTCACCCTGAAGCGCTTCTCGCGCATCAAGGTCGGCATCTGA
- the pyrH gene encoding UMP kinase, which translates to MTTQADSKSDDGKVAGRFLLKLSGEAFAGGGGLGVDPDVVHAIAREIAAVVRDGAQIAIVIGGGNFFRGAELQQRGMDRARSDYMGMLGTVMNCLALQDFLEKEGIDCRVQTAITMGQVAEPYIPLRAVRHLEKGRVVIFGAGMGMPYFSTDTTAAQRALEIDAEALLMGKNGVDGVYDSDPKTNPDAVKFDSLGYGEVITRDLKVADMTAITLCRDNKLPILVFELLSEGNIARAVKGEKIGTLVGDQGSRA; encoded by the coding sequence ATGACCACCCAGGCCGACTCGAAGAGTGATGACGGCAAAGTTGCCGGACGCTTCCTGCTGAAGCTCTCCGGCGAGGCGTTCGCCGGTGGGGGAGGCCTCGGGGTCGACCCCGACGTGGTGCACGCCATCGCCCGGGAGATCGCCGCCGTCGTCCGTGACGGCGCCCAGATCGCCATCGTCATCGGCGGAGGCAACTTCTTCCGCGGTGCCGAGCTCCAGCAGCGCGGCATGGACCGGGCCCGCTCCGACTACATGGGCATGCTCGGCACCGTCATGAACTGCCTCGCGCTGCAGGACTTCCTGGAGAAGGAAGGCATCGACTGCCGCGTCCAGACCGCCATCACGATGGGGCAGGTCGCGGAGCCGTACATCCCGCTGCGCGCCGTGCGCCACCTGGAGAAGGGCCGTGTGGTCATCTTCGGCGCCGGCATGGGCATGCCGTACTTCTCCACCGACACCACCGCCGCGCAGCGCGCCCTGGAGATCGACGCCGAGGCGCTGCTCATGGGCAAGAACGGCGTGGACGGCGTCTACGACTCCGACCCGAAGACCAACCCCGACGCGGTGAAGTTCGACTCCCTCGGCTACGGCGAGGTCATCACCCGCGACCTCAAGGTCGCCGACATGACCGCGATCACGCTGTGCCGGGACAACAAGCTGCCCATCCTGGTCTTCGAGCTGCTCTCCGAGGGCAATATCGCGCGGGCCGTCAAGGGTGAGAAGATCGGCACACTCGTGGGCGACCAGGGAAGCCGGGCCTGA
- the frr gene encoding ribosome recycling factor produces MIEETLLEAEEKMEKAVVVAKEDFAAIRTGRAHPAMFNKIVADYYGALTPINQLASFSVPEPRMAVVTPFDKSALRNIEQAIRDSDLGVNPSNDGNIIRVTFPELTQDRRKEFIKVAKTKAEDSKISIRSIRRKAKEAFDKAIKDGDVGEDEGRRAEKELDDTTAKYVAQVDELLKHKEAELLEV; encoded by the coding sequence GTGATCGAAGAGACCCTCCTCGAGGCCGAGGAGAAGATGGAGAAGGCCGTCGTGGTCGCCAAGGAGGACTTCGCCGCGATCCGCACCGGCCGTGCGCACCCGGCGATGTTCAACAAGATCGTGGCTGACTACTACGGCGCGCTGACGCCGATCAACCAGCTGGCCTCGTTCTCGGTGCCCGAGCCGCGGATGGCCGTGGTGACCCCGTTCGACAAGAGCGCGCTGCGCAACATCGAGCAGGCCATCCGGGACTCCGACCTCGGCGTCAACCCGAGCAACGACGGCAACATCATCCGGGTGACCTTCCCCGAGCTCACCCAGGACCGCCGCAAGGAGTTCATCAAGGTCGCCAAGACCAAGGCCGAGGACTCCAAGATCTCGATCCGGTCGATCCGCCGCAAGGCCAAGGAGGCCTTCGACAAGGCGATCAAGGACGGCGACGTCGGCGAGGACGAGGGGCGCCGCGCCGAGAAGGAGCTCGACGACACCACCGCGAAGTACGTCGCCCAGGTGGACGAGCTGCTCAAGCACAAGGAAGCCGAGCTGCTCGAAGTCTGA
- a CDS encoding phosphatidate cytidylyltransferase: protein MNDSSWGAPRAGYWGPSDQGPGRGATPPGPAYDAQDALFPSETQPMPIVPDVPVTGGDQDDDQGATRMGGPLFRDEPPQEPMPSAPQPPPAPAAPQKKSAGRDLGAAIGVGVGLGAVIIASLFIVKAVFIGVIAVAVVVGLWELTSRLEERKGIKAPLVPLAVGGAAMVVAGYVRGTEGAWVAMALTALAVLVWRMTEPPEGYLKDVTAGVFAAFYVPFLATFVALMLTADDGPQRVLTFLLLTVVSDTGAYAIGWRFGKHKLAPRISPGKTREGLVGAVTFAMAAGALCLQFLIDDGVWWQGLVIGFAVAASATLGDLGESMIKRDLGIKDMGTLLPGHGGIMDRLDSLLPTAPVVWLLLVAFVGSG, encoded by the coding sequence GTGAACGACTCTTCCTGGGGGGCGCCCAGAGCCGGGTATTGGGGGCCGTCCGACCAGGGCCCCGGCCGGGGGGCGACCCCGCCGGGTCCCGCGTACGATGCGCAGGACGCGCTGTTTCCGTCCGAGACGCAGCCCATGCCCATCGTGCCCGACGTACCCGTGACCGGCGGAGACCAGGACGACGACCAGGGGGCCACTCGGATGGGCGGCCCCCTGTTCCGTGACGAGCCTCCGCAGGAGCCCATGCCCAGCGCACCACAGCCGCCGCCCGCCCCGGCCGCCCCGCAGAAGAAGAGCGCGGGCCGCGATCTCGGGGCAGCCATAGGAGTCGGTGTGGGACTCGGCGCGGTGATCATCGCGTCGCTGTTCATCGTGAAGGCCGTCTTCATCGGCGTGATAGCGGTCGCCGTCGTCGTCGGCCTCTGGGAGCTCACCTCCCGCCTGGAGGAGCGCAAGGGCATCAAGGCGCCCCTCGTGCCGCTCGCGGTGGGCGGCGCGGCGATGGTCGTCGCCGGGTACGTGCGCGGGACCGAGGGCGCGTGGGTCGCGATGGCGCTCACCGCGCTCGCCGTCCTCGTCTGGCGCATGACGGAACCGCCCGAGGGCTATCTGAAGGACGTCACGGCGGGGGTCTTCGCGGCCTTCTACGTCCCGTTCCTCGCGACCTTCGTGGCGCTGATGCTCACCGCGGACGACGGTCCGCAGCGGGTCCTCACGTTCCTGCTCCTGACCGTGGTCAGCGACACGGGGGCGTACGCGATCGGCTGGCGCTTCGGCAAACACAAGCTGGCGCCGCGCATCAGCCCCGGCAAGACCCGCGAGGGCCTGGTCGGCGCGGTCACCTTCGCGATGGCCGCGGGCGCGCTCTGCCTGCAGTTCCTCATCGACGACGGTGTGTGGTGGCAGGGCCTGGTGATCGGCTTCGCCGTCGCGGCGAGCGCCACGCTCGGCGACCTCGGCGAGTCCATGATCAAGCGGGACCTCGGCATCAAGGACATGGGCACGCTGCTGCCCGGCCACGGCGGCATCATGGACCGCCTGGACTCCCTCCTGCCGACGGCACCGGTGGTGTGGCTGCTGCTCGTGGCGTTCGTGGGGTCCGGCTGA
- a CDS encoding TetR/AcrR family transcriptional regulator, whose amino-acid sequence MAEHRSMQRGALLDAARSLLSEGGTEALTFPALAERTGLARSSVYEYFRSRAAVVEELCEVDFPVWAAEVSAAMECAESAEGKVEAYVRRQLALVGDRRHRAVVAISASELDAGAREKIRAAHGGLIAMIVEALEELGHEQPRMAAMLLQGIVDAAVRRIELGVAEQPEAITEAAVAMALRGVRG is encoded by the coding sequence GTGGCCGAGCACCGGTCGATGCAGCGCGGCGCCCTGCTGGACGCCGCGCGTTCCCTGCTGTCCGAAGGCGGTACGGAGGCGCTGACCTTCCCCGCACTCGCCGAGCGCACCGGTCTTGCCCGGTCGTCCGTGTACGAGTACTTCCGGTCGCGGGCCGCCGTGGTCGAAGAGCTGTGCGAGGTCGACTTCCCCGTCTGGGCGGCGGAGGTCTCGGCCGCGATGGAGTGCGCGGAGTCGGCCGAGGGCAAGGTCGAGGCCTACGTACGACGCCAGCTGGCGCTGGTCGGGGACCGGCGGCACCGCGCCGTGGTCGCCATCTCCGCGAGCGAGCTCGACGCCGGGGCGCGGGAGAAGATCCGTGCCGCGCACGGCGGCCTCATCGCGATGATCGTCGAGGCGCTCGAAGAGCTGGGGCACGAGCAGCCCCGGATGGCGGCCATGCTGCTCCAGGGCATCGTGGACGCCGCGGTGCGGCGCATCGAGCTCGGAGTGGCGGAGCAGCCGGAGGCCATCACGGAGGCAGCCGTGGCCATGGCGCTGCGGGGAGTCCGGGGCTGA
- a CDS encoding helix-turn-helix domain-containing protein: protein MSRPRPAQVDPRATLRGGLPDRYLTPSDIATMFEVPLETVYQWRKKRTGPPGFRVGKHVRYDPADVRAYVAQQRHAEADAA from the coding sequence ATGAGCCGACCCCGCCCCGCACAAGTCGACCCCCGCGCCACTCTTCGCGGCGGTCTCCCCGACCGCTACCTGACTCCCAGCGACATCGCCACGATGTTCGAGGTACCACTCGAAACGGTCTACCAGTGGCGAAAGAAGCGCACCGGCCCGCCCGGCTTCCGCGTCGGCAAGCACGTTCGCTACGACCCCGCCGACGTCCGCGCTTACGTCGCCCAGCAACGGCACGCCGAGGCCGACGCGGCGTAG
- a CDS encoding M23 family metallopeptidase, protein MYPELLLPTLAALLVTFLTPAPTVSPAPTPAPAPARASTWPVGARPPVVRGWSPPATAYGAGHRGVDLAAAAGSAVRAVAPGRVSFAGRVADRGVVAVELDGTGDPPLRTTYEPVRATVKKGDEVSAGDAVGFLERPTGHCPTSCLHWGLRRARTYLNPLTLLPPWLLRHGPSRLLPLYGPLPGPARPLLYGGPLARPPARFYAPGLSPGLPAAPWPRLPP, encoded by the coding sequence ATGTATCCGGAACTGCTGCTGCCCACGCTGGCGGCCCTGCTCGTGACCTTTCTGACGCCGGCCCCGACGGTGAGTCCGGCCCCGACTCCGGCCCCCGCTCCGGCCCGGGCCTCGACCTGGCCGGTCGGCGCCCGGCCCCCGGTCGTACGCGGGTGGAGCCCGCCGGCGACCGCGTACGGCGCGGGCCACCGGGGCGTGGACCTGGCCGCCGCCGCGGGCTCCGCGGTGCGCGCCGTGGCGCCGGGCCGTGTCTCGTTCGCGGGCCGGGTGGCGGACCGGGGCGTGGTCGCGGTGGAGCTGGACGGCACCGGGGACCCACCGCTGCGCACGACGTACGAACCGGTGCGGGCGACGGTGAAGAAGGGCGATGAGGTCAGCGCGGGCGACGCGGTGGGCTTCCTGGAGCGGCCGACGGGGCACTGCCCGACGAGCTGTCTCCACTGGGGCCTGCGCAGGGCGCGGACGTACCTGAACCCGCTGACGCTCCTGCCACCGTGGCTGCTGCGCCACGGCCCGTCCCGCCTGCTGCCCCTGTACGGTCCACTGCCGGGCCCCGCACGACCGCTCCTGTACGGAGGACCTCTGGCGCGACCGCCGGCTCGCTTCTACGCGCCGGGGCTCAGCCCCGGACTCCCCGCAGCGCCATGGCCACGGCTGCCTCCGTGA
- the rpsB gene encoding 30S ribosomal protein S2 → MAVVTMRELLESGVHFGHQTRRWNPKMKRFIFTERNGIYIIDLLQSLSYIDRAYEFVKETVAHGGTVMFVGTKKQAQEAIAEQATRVGMPYVNQRWLGGMLTNFSTVYKRLQRLKELEQIDFEDVAASGLTKKELLVLSREKAKLEKTLGGIREMQKVPSAVWIVDTKKEHIAVGEARKLNIPVVAILDTNCDPDEVDYKIPGNDDAIRSVTLLTRVIADAVAEGLIARSGVAAGDSKPGEKAQGEPLAEWERDLLEGEKKAEEPKAAEAEAEVQKSAETEKAADAEQADAPAAAADAEQA, encoded by the coding sequence ATGGCCGTCGTCACGATGCGGGAGCTGCTGGAGAGCGGCGTCCACTTCGGTCACCAGACCCGTCGTTGGAACCCGAAGATGAAGCGCTTCATCTTCACGGAGCGCAACGGCATCTACATCATCGACCTGCTCCAGTCGCTGTCGTACATCGACCGCGCCTACGAGTTCGTCAAGGAGACCGTCGCCCACGGCGGCACGGTCATGTTCGTCGGCACGAAGAAGCAGGCGCAGGAGGCCATCGCGGAGCAGGCCACCCGCGTCGGCATGCCCTACGTCAACCAGCGCTGGCTGGGCGGCATGCTCACCAACTTCTCGACCGTCTACAAGCGTCTGCAGCGCCTCAAGGAGCTCGAGCAGATCGACTTCGAGGACGTCGCCGCTTCCGGTCTGACCAAGAAGGAGCTTCTCGTGCTCTCGCGCGAGAAGGCCAAGCTGGAGAAGACCCTCGGTGGTATCCGCGAGATGCAGAAGGTGCCCAGCGCCGTCTGGATCGTGGACACCAAGAAGGAGCACATCGCGGTCGGCGAGGCCCGGAAGCTCAACATCCCGGTCGTCGCCATCCTCGACACCAACTGCGACCCCGACGAGGTCGACTACAAGATCCCGGGCAACGACGACGCGATCCGCTCCGTCACCCTGCTCACCCGCGTGATCGCCGACGCCGTCGCCGAGGGCCTCATCGCCCGTTCCGGCGTTGCCGCCGGTGACTCGAAGCCGGGCGAGAAGGCCCAGGGCGAGCCGCTCGCCGAGTGGGAGCGCGACCTGCTCGAGGGCGAGAAGAAGGCCGAGGAGCCGAAGGCCGCCGAGGCCGAGGCCGAGGTTCAGAAGTCCGCCGAGACGGAGAAGGCTGCCGACGCCGAGCAGGCCGACGCCCCCGCCGCGGCCGCGGACGCCGAGCAGGCCTGA